The genomic stretch GCCTGTCCGTCACGCCGATGCGCTGGCTCAGCCAATCCGCCGCCAAGCCAGGGTTCTGCCGGTAAAGCGCCAGAAATTCCCGATACCCTCGCGTGTCCGACAATGAAAAAGGCGTGGCGATCAACAATGCCCGCGATGCCTTGATCCACCCATCCGCCAGCCCGTGACACAGCAACCCGCCCCCAAGCGACCAGCCGATAGCCAGATCCACCTCATGCGCATCTTTCCTAAGCGCCGCCATATCCGCCACATCGCCATAAGGCAGCACCTCGGCCTCATAGCCAAGCGCTTCCGCAAACCTCACCAGCGCGCGGTAAGGCTGCATCCATCCCGTCAGGCAGAGAGCACGCATTCCCGGAACCACGGTTGCGAGTGAATGGTAAGCGCCAGCAGATCCACCTGATCCATCTTATGCAGCGCGGAGAAGGTCACACGCAGCCGCGCGCTGCCGTCCGGCACCGTCGGCGGGCGGATGGGCGTCACTAAAAATCCCTGCTGCATCAAGGTCCGCGCCGCATACATGGCCACGTCGCTTTTGCCGACCACAATCGGCACAATCGGGCTTTGCGCCGTCGGCAGCCCGAGCCGGTTGCTGAAATGCCGCGCCATGTCCAGCGGCCGCAAGCGCCAATCCCTGTCAAATTCAATGATATCCAGCGCCTTCACGCTCGCCGCCACTACCGCGGGCGGCAAGGCGGTGGAAAACATGAAGCTCCGCGCCGTATTGGCAATCAGGGTAATCACATCCCGCTTGGCACACACATAACCGCCAAAGCTCCCGGCTGCCTTGGAAAGCGTGCCCATCTGGATATCCACCAGATGCGCCTTGCTGTCCAGGTCATCCGCGCACAGCCCGAGCCCATGCGCATCATCCGTCATCAGCCAGGCATCGTTGGCGCGGCACAGGGCGGAGAGTTCCTCCACCGGCGCCACATCGCCATCCATGCTGAACACCGCATCCGTCACCACCAGGCAGCGCGTATGGTGGCTGCGCGTTTTCTCCAGAATCTGCTTCACATGCGCCATGTCATTATGGTTGAAGCGCATGATGGTCGCGCCCGAAAGCCGCGCCCCGTCCAGAATGCAGGCATGCACCAGCTTATCGAGCAGGATCAGGTCATTCCGCCCCATTAAGGCCGGAATCACGCCAATATTGGCATGATACCCGCTGGCGAACACCAGCGCCCCTTCCGTACCGCGCAGCCGCGCAAGCTGCTGCTCCAGTTCGCTGTAAATTGGGTGGTTGCCCGTCACCAGACGCGAAGCCCCCGCCCCCGTGCCATAGGCATAAAGCGCCTCCACCGCCGCATTCACCACATCCGGATGGCGACTAAGGCCGAGATAGTCGTTACTGCTGAAATTGATGAGCTCCCGCCCCTGATGGTGCACCAGCACCCCTTCCAGCGGCACCGTTTCATGGATATGGCGCATCTGGTGCTTGCTCACCAACTGGTCAAGCTGCTGCGCTGCCCATTTCTCAATGGTCAATGCTTCCGGTGCAGATACGGCCGGACCTGATACAGTTTTCGCTTCGGCCAAATTCACGCCCAATTTCACTGTTTGCTTGAAGGAAACTCTGCTATACGGTCAATCCGTCCAACAAGAGGCATCCTGACGATGGGCACCTTGAATAACCAAAACCAGACGATTTCACAACGCCTAAGCTCCCCCATCCGCCATGATTGGAGCGTAGAGCAAGCCATGGCGCTGTTTTCCTTGCCATTCAATGACCTGCTTTACCAAGCCCAGACCGCCCACCGCCAGTTCTTTGCCAGCAACGAGGTTCAGGTCAGCACCCTGCTTTCCATCAAAACCGGCGGCTGCGCCGAGGATTGCTCCTATTGCCCCCAAAGCGCCAAATACAACACCGGCCTGAAAGCCGAAAAACTGATGGATGTCGATGACGTGCTGGAAAAAGCCCGCATCGCCAAAACCAACGGCGCCACCCGCTTCTGCATGGGCGCCGCCTGGCGAAGCCCCAAAGAGCGCGACATGCCCAAAATGGTGGCAATGGTCGAAGGCGTCAAAGCCCTCGGCTTGGAAACCTGTATGACGCTCGGCATGATCGACAAGCAACAGGCGCACACCCTGAAGGATGCCGGGCTGGATTATTACAATCACAATCTCGATACCTCCGAGCAGTTCTACGACAAGGTCATTACCACCCGCACCTATCAGGACCGGCTGGATACACTGGAAAATGTGCGCGATGCGGGCATGAGCGTCTGCTGCGGCGGCATCGTCGGCATGGGAGAGGCGGTGGAGGACCGCGCCGCCATGATGGTGACGCTGGCCAACCTGCCCACCCATCCGGAATCCGTGCCGATTAATTGGCTGGTACAGGTGGAAGGCACCCCGCTGCATGGCCGCACCACGCCCGATCCGTTCGATTTCGTCCGCACCATCGCGGTTGCCCGCATCATGATGCCCGCTTCGATGGTCCGCCTTTCCGCCGGGCGTGAAGCCATGAGCGATGAGCTTCAGGCCCTTTGCTTTGCCGCAGGCGCCAACTCCATTTTCTATGGCGAAAAGCTGCTCACCACCGGCAACCCGGATACGGAAAAGGACCAGGCCCTGTTCACACGCCTCGGCATGGTGCCGATGGAGGCTCGGCATGAAAACAAACCCGTCTGCGCAGCGGCGTAACGCCTCCGCCCAGCCCTCCTGGGCAGCTACCGGCGCGCGCCATCTCTGGCTGCCATACAATCAGCACAAGCTGGCACCTGCGCCATTACCCGTGGTTGGCGCGAAAGACTGCCGCATCCATCTGGCCGATGGTCGCGAACTGGTAGATGGCATCGCCAACTGGTGGACCGCCTGCCACGGCCATGCCCACCCCAAGCTGGTGGAAGCCGTGCAGAAACAGGCCGCCGCCCTGCCGCACGTGATGTTCGGTGGCCTGATGCATGAACCCGCCG from bacterium encodes the following:
- a CDS encoding aminotransferase class I/II-fold pyridoxal phosphate-dependent enzyme, which translates into the protein MRHIHETVPLEGVLVHHQGRELINFSSNDYLGLSRHPDVVNAAVEALYAYGTGAGASRLVTGNHPIYSELEQQLARLRGTEGALVFASGYHANIGVIPALMGRNDLILLDKLVHACILDGARLSGATIMRFNHNDMAHVKQILEKTRSHHTRCLVVTDAVFSMDGDVAPVEELSALCRANDAWLMTDDAHGLGLCADDLDSKAHLVDIQMGTLSKAAGSFGGYVCAKRDVITLIANTARSFMFSTALPPAVVAASVKALDIIEFDRDWRLRPLDMARHFSNRLGLPTAQSPIVPIVVGKSDVAMYAARTLMQQGFLVTPIRPPTVPDGSARLRVTFSALHKMDQVDLLALTIHSQPWFRECVLSA
- the bioB gene encoding biotin synthase BioB, whose protein sequence is MGTLNNQNQTISQRLSSPIRHDWSVEQAMALFSLPFNDLLYQAQTAHRQFFASNEVQVSTLLSIKTGGCAEDCSYCPQSAKYNTGLKAEKLMDVDDVLEKARIAKTNGATRFCMGAAWRSPKERDMPKMVAMVEGVKALGLETCMTLGMIDKQQAHTLKDAGLDYYNHNLDTSEQFYDKVITTRTYQDRLDTLENVRDAGMSVCCGGIVGMGEAVEDRAAMMVTLANLPTHPESVPINWLVQVEGTPLHGRTTPDPFDFVRTIAVARIMMPASMVRLSAGREAMSDELQALCFAAGANSIFYGEKLLTTGNPDTEKDQALFTRLGMVPMEARHENKPVCAAA